The genomic DNA GACAAAAAGCAGTTATAACAGATAACTTAACTTACCCAATATTCTGAGCGTGCGCATATTTTGTTAGAAATTCCTTGAAGAAAGAGGGACTCACTCCGTTATCTACACTTTGTGTCATCCCAAAGGACATGTTTGTCATCATACCCAGAAAAGATCCGCCCTCCTGACTGGCAAAGACGATCATTAAATTATCTCTCTTAAACTCTCCTTTGTTACGCAGATTCCGGGGGGTGTCAAGAAGAAAGTTTTTATCCACAACTGGTGCCCAGTCCAGGTATTCAACAGAACTTATGGTTATTTTTTCGGAAGCGTCTTGTATCTTCTTTGTCTCTTTCTGACGAATGCAGGCCATCATTTCGCTGTGGTCGCCCGTTGGGCAGTTCAGGTTTCCAGCAAGCTCATTGGTATAGCGGAGACCGAAGGAAGTCGGCTGAATTGCAAAGGGACTCAAATCCACTCCGCTCTCTGCAATGACTTGATGGAAGAGGCCTTTAGACAGTGGAGACAATAAATGGAGGCTAACACTTGATCCACCAGCGCTTAATCCAAAGATGGTCACCTTACCGGGATCCCCTCCAAAATTTTTTATGTTATCTTTGACCCACTTGAGCGCCGCCACTTGATCTAACATTCCATAATTCCCAGGGGCAGCGGCATCCCCGGTCGTCAGGAAGCCAAACGTACCAAGACGGTATTGAATAACAACAACTACTACGCCTTGGAGAGCCAAGTAATCGCCGCGATGCGAGATTGCAGTTCCATACTCATAAGCTCTTTGCTCTTTTTACAAAAGTAACACTGCTAGCATACACAGTATATTTTTTTAGAGTCGTATTTCAGAACTGTGGGTGGTAATCTAACCTATTGCTTCTCTCGCTTTTCGTAATGTGATGATATTggtttcaatttcaaaattagtttgttGATATCgatttaaacagaaatattttctaggaaataattttttggtgtATTTCCAATTGTACTTTTGCGCTTATTCCCTTTGGAATGTTATGTGTCAGTTATAACGTCATCTATGCTAGAAAACTTTTCTATAAGGGACGCGACTTAGTTCAAAAACTCCTTTCCTCATTTGCACTTTTTACAATATGGAATTTTTGCCGCAAGACTCTGAGTTCTcgtgaagagaaaaacaattttagtaTAACAGATAACTTAATTTACCCCATATTTCGAGAGTCCACAAAATTTGTTAGAAATTCCATAAAGAAAGAGGGACTCACTCCGTTGTCTACACTTTGTGCCATCCCATAGGAAAAGTTTGCCATAATACCCAATGTAGCTCCAAATTCCTCACCGTTAAAAACGATCATTGACTTGACTTTCTTAAATTCTCCTATGTTTCGCAGATTCCTCTGGGGTGTCAAGGAGACAATTAATCCAGAAGCAACCATTGGCAATTAAAAACAATGATTCCATTCGCGCTCGTTAGATACGAGTTTGGCTACAGCCAACTCGGCGCAACGCTATCATCTCAAATTCAAAGCGCACTAAAGGAGTATCTGTCAAATACGTATAGGAAATAGCATGATTTGGAGTTCAATTTGGTGTCAATAAACacgaataaatttaaaaaaaaaaattacacaagcccgagggcaagtgcaatttgaagTCTTTGAAGTGCTTATTTTACCAAAttacaagataaatttttttattacttgttaacaaagtacatgaaaaaacatctcaGAAAGTCCAGACACATGTCAATGAAACCTAGTCAGGGTAAATGCGGCGAAAGCGAGGAAAGCATTTACAAACACTGAAATTAAAACGAttgttctctttctttcctttaagaaaGCAGAAAGGTGACCTCATAAGAGATGCGTTGCAGTTTATGTATACCCCATGGCCCGACAGCAGCGATAAATACGCGCTGAGAACTCAGCTTATTGACCTATTTGGCATATGCCCCGTGTCACGCAGTCGCCGATATTCAAAGCAAGTGTGCCGACGTCTATATGTACATGTTCGATTATCAGCAAAGAGTACGCCCCCTTCACAAGGCGTGGTACGGGGTACAACACGGCGATAATGTTGGCTACGATTTTGGAATCCCGTTGATGCCTCGttttgcaaatttgtttccggACCAGTGTGACAAAGACATCAGTTTGTTTATAATGGAAATGTACACAAACTTTGCCAAGCTCGGCAATCCAACACCCCAGCCAGTCAGCGATGTTACGTTCGAGAGGTACAACTCCAGTCAGAGGGCTTATCTCCGGGTGGACAAAAAATCCGAGATGAAAGCTTCGTTTGCTCCTCGCCGAATGTCGTTCTGGAATGATTATTATCCCAAGCTGATGGAAGTCAAGTTTAAAAAGAGACAGTGGTAGTTAGTGATGCTGGCTGTGCCTCTGCTCTGGCAAAGTTTGTTCTTATTGCATTCGCGGTTTTCTCGATGGTGCTGCACTGAGGAAGACTTTCGGCTCGCGAAAGTAAATCTTTTTTAGCCGAGTAGCAATTTCTGATAGAATGGCTGTTTTAAGAAAGGTCTGTTACAATAAGTGGTGGTTGCTTCTGGATTAACCTTTCTGATGTGATGTTTATGGCATTTTAGAGGGCCATGATACAAATACTTTTCGAAAAATTCCGTACAACACGTCATTTCTCTTCGAACAATGTGATGCTAACAAGCTGAACATTTTAAATGGAAGTGTGCACCCATAAACAGTATCCTCAATATTTCCCTCTTATTACCGGAAAGGGCGGGGGAAGGggaattatttgttttctggATAAAATTAGCATTAGAATGATATCTGACCTGTTTTTTGCCGGTTGGAGTGGAACAAAATGTCATCCGTTTATCCTATACGCATGTGCAGCGCAATTATGTTTCCAAAGGAATTAAAGCCTTCTCAGTTATGGGAAGATGTTACCTGCGTTGCAATTGCCCTTTGAAAGCAGAGGACCTCTCCCTTTAGGTAGCAGTATCATACTCATTTTCAATGAAAGTCATGTCTTACCTTTCTTGGGATGTCACGCAATTCTAATACAAAAGAAGTTTCGGAAGCGTTGCGTGACGTTCTCGTAAGGGTACTAGCAGAACCCGTAGTCTGTAGAGAACAAGGGAACCTAATGATGATCGATTATCGAGAGGAGCATGTTGACAACAGGCTCGTTACATGTTTTAAGGAGATTCACGGATAAAAACAGGTCAGTGTGAGGTTGAAGCCACAACACCCCTACAATTACCATGCCGAAAACGAAACAACGTTTCTTATTTAGTTAACTTCTCGCTTACCATAAAAACAATGACGGACAGCAGAAACCCACTTCCCTTGTGGATAATTTTATGTATTTAATACGGCTGCCACTGTTGTTTACCCATTATGAACCACGTGATCAATCTATGACGTATAAAGCTATGTTCTTATTAATGACCTTTGCAATCACGTTCTAGTATTACGTAGATGGGAAGGAAATAGAggttttaaaaatagaaatCAGACAATATGAGCATCCTTCGACATTTGCGACGAAACACATCAGTCTGGATGATATGTAGATAGAATAATTAGGTTTACCATCACGGATTACATAAGAGCCCTCAATGACGTGACGTTCCACAATGACATGACAAATAAGTCTTATTAGGAAATTTGAGAGGAAAGTTTATCACGCAATAGTGTACTTCgcgacaaaacaaaattaactcattAACCTTGAACATTCTGAGGGCCAGAATGCTCATAAGATTGACGGTGTTCTGTGTCTGGTTGCCCTCAATCGCTTCTGTAACAGTGTCAACAAAGAATGGAGATATCGAAGGTTTTGTAACTTCGTACGCCAACTTTTCTTTCGCGTACAAGCACGTCAACAAGTTCCTTGGCGTTCCATTCGCTGCTCCACCGACTTCACAGCTTAGGTTTAAGCCACCAGAACCGCCTCTTAAATGGAAACCTAAAGTTCGTTCAGCTAAACGACACGGAAACGTTTGCTGGCAAGGCAAGGCCTATGAAGTTCGGTTAAAAAAGTTTGTCC from Pocillopora verrucosa isolate sample1 chromosome 10, ASM3666991v2, whole genome shotgun sequence includes the following:
- the LOC136283826 gene encoding LOW QUALITY PROTEIN: acetylcholinesterase-like (The sequence of the model RefSeq protein was modified relative to this genomic sequence to represent the inferred CDS: inserted 2 bases in 1 codon), which translates into the protein MYTPWPDSSDKYALRTQLIDLFGXYAPCHAVADIQSKCADVYMYMFDYQQRVRPLHKAWYGVQHGDNVGYDFGIPLMPRFANLFPDQCDKDISLFIMEMYTNFAKLGNPTPQPVSDVTFERYNSSQRAYLRVDKKSEMKASFAPRRMSFWNDYYPKLMEVKFKKRQW
- the LOC131771770 gene encoding LOW QUALITY PROTEIN: neuroligin-4, X-linked (The sequence of the model RefSeq protein was modified relative to this genomic sequence to represent the inferred CDS: substituted 1 base at 1 genomic stop codon), whose translation is MVASGLIVSLTPQRNLRNIGEFKKVKSMIVFNGEEFGATLEQRAYEYGTAISHRGDYLALQGVVVVVIQYRLGTFGFLTTGDAAAPGNYGMLDQVAALKWVKDNIKNFGGDPGKVTIFGLSAGGSSVSLHLLSPLSKGLFHQVIAESGVDLSPFAIQPTSFGLRYTNELAGNLNCPTGDHSEMMACIRQKETKKIQDASEKITISSVEYLDWAPVVDKNFLLDTPRNLRNKGEFKRDNLMIVFASQEGGSFLGMMTNMSFGMTQSVDNGVSPSFFKEFLTKYAHAQNIGEQKGDLIRDALQFMYTPWPDSSDKYALRTQLVDLIGDXPFYAPSHAVADIHSKYADVYMSMFDYQQKVRPLHKAWYGVQHGDNVFFEFGGPFMPRFAYLFPDQSDKDVSSFIMEIYTNFAKFGNPTPQPVSGVTFERYNSSQRAYLRVDKKSEMKASFAPRRMSFWNDYLPKLMEVKFEKETMVVTNAGCASAMAKFVFITFTFSWMALY